Part of the Citrobacter sp. Marseille-Q6884 genome, TCATCCCCATTCCGATTGGCATTCCTCACATCTTGTTGCAAAGTTGTTGCTAATAGCAAAAAAGGAGGAAGTCCCGTGAATAAATCAATGTTGGCGGGTATAGGGATTGGCGTAGCTGCTGCGCTGGGTGTTGCAGCGGTGGCCAGTCTGAACGTTTTTGAGCGTGGCCCACAGTATGCACAAGTGGTTTCTGCAACCCCGATTAAAGAGTCAGTAAAAACACCGCGCCAGGAGTGCCGGAACGTGACGGTTACGCACCGTAAGCCGGTACAAGATGAAAACCGTATCGCGGGTTCCGTGCTGGGTGCGGTAGCGGGTGGTGTCATCGGTCATCAGTTCGGTGGCGGGCGTGGTAAAGATATTGCGACCGTAGCGGGTGCGTTAGGTGGGGGATATGCCGGCAACCAGATCCAGGGGTCAATGCAGGAAAACGATACCTACACCACAACGCAGCAGCGCTGTAAAACGGTGTACGACAAGTCTGAGAAAATGCTTGGCTACGACGTAACATACAAAATTGGCGATCAGCAGGGCAAAATCCGAATGGATAAAGATCCCGGGTCGCAAATTCCACTGGATAACAACGGCCAGTTGGTTCTGAATAACAAAGCATAAAATAGCTTTACGCTGTACATCAATTAGCCCCCCATTCGCTCAGGCTGGGGGGCTTTTTTTATCAGAAGGTTAGGGCGTAGTTCAGACCAAATGTACGTCCACGGCCTTTGTATTCATACAAGGATGGGCTACCGTACGTTGGGCTATAGAGCAGCGGCGCACGTTGTCCCCAGAGGGTGGTATATTCTTCGTTCAGCAGGTTTTCAACGCTAAAGGTCAGTTTACCCAGAGGGAGCTGATAGCTGCCGATAAAGTCCATGGTGTTATATCCGTCCAGCTTGTTGCCGCTGGCGTCGCTCAGATCAAATGTTTGCTGGCTCTGCACACGCAATGACCAGGGTTCAGGTGCCCAGCCGACCCACGCTGTTGCTTTTGACGGAGAGGCCAGAGTGACATCCCATTTCTGCCATTTCCCGTTCTGTTTCACTTCTGATTTTATAATATTGAAGTTACTCCCCACGCTCCAGTCAGTGTCCGCAATGAAATAATCCACTGCGCCTTCAAGACCATAAATCCGGCGGTCGTCAGGTTGAACGTTAATGGTCATATCGCTACGGTTAACGACGATAGATTTATCGGACGTGGAGTAATAGGCGGCCAACTGTGTGCGCAGGCTATCGCCCGTGTAACGCCATCCCAGTTCGAAAGAGTTAACTTTAATGCCTTCCAGGCGTGAATCCGCTACGTTGACGCTGCGCAGGAGTTGATAATGATCGCCAACCAGCGAGTAGGTTCCGTTACCATAGTATTTCCCCGGGTCAGGAAGCTCCACGCCCTGGGAGAAGTTAAACCATGTCTGCTGACGGTCGGTCAGATGGGCGAGGATACCGGCGTTAAACAGGACGTTATCGTAATCGGTTTTACCACCCGGAATAGCATCGGCGGAATTTGCCAGACCGGTTGCGATGCCTTGCTGTTGCGTATAGCCGATAAAGTCATCAACCCTGTTTTCAGTCCACTGGTATCGCACACCAGCGCTCAGCGTAAAGATGTCATTAATGTCATAACTGTTTTGCAGGAAAGGCGCGAAGTTGGTGATGCTGTAACCCGGGTAGCGTCCGGTGGTATAGGCCGTGCGGTTATCCATCCCGCCAGAGGGCAGGGACCAGGCAAGATCAAAGAATTTCTGATTGGAATCGAAAGTTTCGTGATCGGCATCGATACCCCACGTCAGCTCCCAGTTATCCATCAACTGGCTATTGAGGGTAATTTTGGCGCCAAACTGGTCGGTATCCTGTTGCGATGCGGAGAAACTGGTCACCTTACCTTTGCTTAACGTTGGGAAGGGGTAGAATTTTAACGATTCGTCACGGTAATAGATCTGGCTAACCAGATTCTG contains:
- a CDS encoding glycine zipper 2TM domain-containing protein — protein: MNKSMLAGIGIGVAAALGVAAVASLNVFERGPQYAQVVSATPIKESVKTPRQECRNVTVTHRKPVQDENRIAGSVLGAVAGGVIGHQFGGGRGKDIATVAGALGGGYAGNQIQGSMQENDTYTTTQQRCKTVYDKSEKMLGYDVTYKIGDQQGKIRMDKDPGSQIPLDNNGQLVLNNKA
- a CDS encoding TonB-dependent siderophore receptor, with amino-acid sequence MNKRLWVLNPLLLSLTLPAMAAEEEDLIVSANRSQRTVAEMAQTTWVIEGSEIEQQVQGGKEFKDVLAQLIPGIDVSSQGRTNYGMNMRGRAIVVLIDGVRLNSSRTDSRQLDSIDPFNIAHIEVISGATSLYGGGSTGGLINIVTKKGQPEREVELELGSKSGFNNSNDHDERVAAAVSGGTDRASGRMSVAYQRFGGWYDGNNDALLLDNTQTGLQHSDRLDIMGTGTIELDDNRQLQLVTQYYKSQGDDDYGLDLGENMSAVTGAGKAWTSSGLNSDRIPGTERHLISLQYSDANFFGQNLVSQIYYRDESLKFYPFPTLSKGKVTSFSASQQDTDQFGAKITLNSQLMDNWELTWGIDADHETFDSNQKFFDLAWSLPSGGMDNRTAYTTGRYPGYSITNFAPFLQNSYDINDIFTLSAGVRYQWTENRVDDFIGYTQQQGIATGLANSADAIPGGKTDYDNVLFNAGILAHLTDRQQTWFNFSQGVELPDPGKYYGNGTYSLVGDHYQLLRSVNVADSRLEGIKVNSFELGWRYTGDSLRTQLAAYYSTSDKSIVVNRSDMTINVQPDDRRIYGLEGAVDYFIADTDWSVGSNFNIIKSEVKQNGKWQKWDVTLASPSKATAWVGWAPEPWSLRVQSQQTFDLSDASGNKLDGYNTMDFIGSYQLPLGKLTFSVENLLNEEYTTLWGQRAPLLYSPTYGSPSLYEYKGRGRTFGLNYALTF